A genomic stretch from Sporocytophaga myxococcoides DSM 11118 includes:
- a CDS encoding lytic transglycosylase domain-containing protein has protein sequence MEKLFNKSGKLKGLILVVCTLLSTVSYGQFTTEQDTTTNVAPQPEETTVAVADSIPEVPDELIADRLKCLEKNVKLTFNKKIRGFIDYFTVRNRHYSVVMERRKRLYFEIFEEALKRHNMPQELKYLAIVESGLNPKAISRAGAAGLWQFMPSTGKIYKLKQDQYVDERLDPYKATEAACRYLKDLYNIFDDWELALASYNCGPGNVRKAIRKSGYKDTFWEIYNFLPQETRGYVPQFVALTYTMNHMQDHNIFADSLEYPIRFDTVHINQYVNLDMFCDQLNICKDEFTKLNPAIKRNYLPDNYPFHVRIPSDKSEYFAMNKLAILDESSKRSGDENDEDLAQPSVQLASTKPSSENKSREVATAQKKKVYYTVKKGDVLSKIADKYEVSLSDLKKWNKLKGSSIKSGQKLTIYKGGFIMEKPTLAKHTESNKKKYVPKKKVYYVQPGDTLWTISKSNNIPVEKLKKLNNLKSNDIKVGQKLIMS, from the coding sequence ATGGAAAAATTATTCAACAAGTCTGGAAAGTTAAAGGGGTTAATCCTTGTTGTTTGCACTTTACTGTCAACTGTTTCTTATGGACAGTTTACAACTGAACAAGATACGACTACCAATGTTGCGCCTCAACCTGAGGAAACAACAGTGGCAGTTGCCGATAGTATTCCTGAAGTTCCGGATGAGTTGATTGCAGACAGATTAAAATGTCTGGAAAAAAATGTAAAACTTACCTTTAATAAAAAAATTAGAGGTTTCATCGATTATTTCACAGTTCGTAACAGACACTATTCTGTCGTAATGGAACGCAGAAAACGCCTGTATTTCGAAATTTTTGAAGAAGCTCTAAAAAGACACAATATGCCTCAGGAATTAAAATACCTGGCAATTGTTGAATCAGGGCTTAATCCTAAAGCAATATCAAGAGCAGGAGCTGCAGGTCTATGGCAGTTTATGCCAAGCACTGGCAAAATCTACAAACTGAAACAAGATCAGTATGTGGATGAAAGACTAGATCCATACAAGGCAACAGAAGCTGCGTGCAGATATCTTAAAGACCTTTACAATATTTTTGATGACTGGGAATTAGCCTTGGCCTCCTATAACTGTGGCCCTGGTAATGTCAGAAAAGCTATCAGAAAATCAGGATACAAGGATACTTTCTGGGAAATTTATAACTTCCTTCCACAGGAAACCAGAGGATATGTTCCTCAGTTCGTAGCCCTAACCTACACAATGAACCACATGCAGGATCATAATATCTTCGCAGACTCACTGGAATATCCTATTCGCTTCGATACAGTGCATATCAATCAATATGTAAATCTTGATATGTTCTGTGATCAACTGAATATCTGCAAAGATGAATTCACTAAGTTGAATCCAGCTATAAAAAGAAATTATCTTCCGGACAATTACCCTTTCCACGTCAGAATACCTTCAGATAAATCTGAATATTTTGCGATGAACAAACTGGCTATTCTGGATGAAAGCTCAAAAAGATCTGGTGATGAAAATGACGAAGATCTTGCCCAACCATCGGTACAGCTTGCCAGCACAAAGCCTTCATCTGAAAATAAATCTCGTGAAGTTGCTACTGCACAAAAGAAAAAGGTTTATTATACCGTAAAGAAAGGTGATGTACTTTCTAAAATTGCAGACAAATATGAAGTAAGTCTTTCTGACCTTAAAAAATGGAATAAGCTTAAAGGCTCTAGCATTAAGTCAGGACAAAAGCTTACCATCTACAAAGGTGGATTTATAATGGAAAAGCCAACATTGGCAAAGCACACAGAGAGTAATAAGAAGAAATATGTCCCTAAAAAGAAAGTATATTACGTACAGCCAGGTGACACTCTTTGGACTATTTCCAAATCCAACAATATCCCGGTTGAAAAACTAAAAAAACTGAATAATCTTAAGTCTAACGACATCAAAGTCGGACAAAAATTAATAATGAGCTAA
- a CDS encoding Sec-independent protein translocase subunit TatA/TatB: MAYSMFLFLPNMGGWEVFLILTVVILLFGAKKIPELARGVGRGIREFKDATKEIKSEIEEGAKEDKK; the protein is encoded by the coding sequence ATGGCTTATTCAATGTTCTTATTTCTTCCAAATATGGGAGGCTGGGAAGTATTTCTTATCCTTACCGTAGTAATATTATTGTTTGGTGCCAAGAAAATCCCTGAACTTGCAAGAGGAGTAGGAAGAGGTATCAGAGAATTTAAAGACGCCACTAAAGAAATCAAAAGCGAAATCGAAGAAGGCGCAAAAGAGGATAAAAAATAA
- the gatA gene encoding Asp-tRNA(Asn)/Glu-tRNA(Gln) amidotransferase subunit GatA produces MKRYNSLEEVRSDLNKGLISCRSLTEYYLGNIKKKAHLNAYLEVYETEALAKAIEVDQKIKEGKAGKLAGMVIGIKDVLCHKNHGLQGSSKILSGFISQFNGTAVQRIIDEDAIIIGRQNCDEFAMGSSNENSAFGPSLNEADTTRVPGGSSGGSAVAVQADLCLASLGSDTGGSVRQPAAFCGIYGLKPTYSRISRYGLIAYSSSFDTIGIISRSVEDAALLLEIMAGADNFDSTVSHKEVPTYSKSLDFGKKVKIGYLKESVESPGVHEDIRKKTKDILTTLEKEGHTVKPVEFSLLEYILPTYYILTTAEASSNLSRYDGVKYGYRSSEATDLQSLYKKTRSEAFGAEVKRRIMLGTFVLSAGYYDAYYTKAQKVRRLIKEQTEKILSDVDFLVIPTTPTTAFKIGEKTEDPISMYLADVFTVQANLSGIPAISVPAGNDSQGLPIGIQIMTKAFEESSLLAFSKYLTSKN; encoded by the coding sequence TTGAAAAGATATAATTCTTTAGAAGAAGTACGTTCAGACCTTAACAAAGGACTGATTTCATGCAGATCGCTTACAGAATATTACTTAGGTAATATCAAGAAAAAAGCTCACCTAAATGCTTATCTGGAAGTTTATGAAACAGAAGCATTAGCCAAAGCAATCGAAGTTGATCAGAAAATAAAAGAAGGCAAAGCAGGGAAACTTGCAGGAATGGTCATTGGAATAAAAGATGTTCTATGTCATAAAAACCATGGACTTCAAGGTTCCAGTAAAATTCTGTCCGGATTTATTTCTCAGTTTAACGGAACTGCAGTTCAAAGAATTATTGATGAGGATGCAATTATCATTGGAAGGCAAAATTGTGACGAGTTTGCTATGGGGTCTTCCAATGAAAATTCTGCATTCGGTCCCTCTTTAAATGAAGCTGATACCACCAGAGTACCCGGAGGATCTTCAGGCGGATCTGCGGTAGCAGTACAAGCTGATCTTTGTCTTGCTTCTCTTGGATCAGATACTGGAGGTTCTGTTAGACAACCTGCAGCTTTCTGCGGTATCTATGGATTAAAACCCACCTATTCCCGTATCTCCAGATACGGCCTTATTGCTTATTCTTCCTCATTTGACACTATAGGTATCATCTCAAGATCAGTAGAAGACGCAGCTCTTTTACTTGAGATCATGGCTGGTGCCGATAACTTTGACAGCACAGTTTCACACAAAGAAGTTCCGACTTATTCAAAGTCGCTTGACTTTGGCAAAAAAGTAAAGATCGGATATTTAAAAGAGTCTGTCGAAAGTCCGGGTGTACACGAAGACATCCGTAAAAAAACTAAGGACATTTTAACTACCCTTGAAAAAGAGGGACATACAGTTAAACCTGTTGAATTTTCTTTGCTGGAATACATTCTTCCTACCTATTATATCCTTACAACTGCGGAAGCTAGTTCCAACCTTTCCAGATACGATGGCGTAAAATACGGTTACAGAAGTTCTGAAGCTACTGATTTGCAAAGCCTCTATAAAAAGACAAGGTCAGAAGCCTTCGGAGCAGAAGTAAAGAGAAGAATTATGCTTGGAACTTTTGTGCTCAGTGCGGGTTATTATGATGCGTACTATACCAAAGCGCAAAAGGTCAGAAGACTGATTAAGGAACAAACTGAAAAAATACTTTCAGATGTTGACTTTCTGGTTATACCAACCACTCCTACTACAGCGTTTAAGATAGGAGAGAAAACAGAAGATCCCATCTCAATGTACCTCGCCGACGTGTTTACAGTTCAGGCGAACCTCTCAGGAATTCCTGCAATCTCGGTGCCTGCCGGAAACGACAGCCAAGGTTTGCCGATCGGTATTCAGATCATGACAAAAGCATTTGAAGAGAGCAGCTTATTAGCTTTCTCCAAATACTTAACTAGCAAAAATTAA
- a CDS encoding NADP-dependent malic enzyme: MAIHIRREDALNYHSQGQPGKIEVVPTKMLSSQLDLALAYSPGVAEPCKEIHQNKEEVYKYTAKGNLVGVISNGTAVLGLGNIGPDASKPVMEGKGVLFKKFAGIDVFDIEIDSTDPDEFVRIVKSLEPTFGGINLEDIKAPECFVIEQKLREQMNIPVMHDDQHGTAIISGAALLNALELVQKNIESVRFTISGAGAAAIACTKIYLDLGAKLENITMLDVNGVLRKDRTDLNPVTTQFATDRNVYTLDEAIEGADIFIGLSAGNILTKEMVKKMAKQPIIFALANPVPEIDYTSALEARPDAIIATGRSDFPNQVNNVLGFPYIFRGAMDVRATDINEAMKRAAVKAIADLAKEPVPEIVNKAYGDEKISFGKTYLIPKPLDPRLITTISPAVAKAAMESGVAQSQITDWDLYHDQLLQKIGKDEKLMNRIFSRARQNPKRIVLAEGEHFKILKAAQTIVDEGIGTPVLLGNKEKIRKMSHEYMIDLTGCEIISPIEEREKRYSFGEKFYKKRQRKGITPEEAKKMMRDRNYFGAMLVDEGEADCFITGLTKDYATSIKPALQVIGVAPGTKKVAGMYIILNKKGPYFFADTTVNENPNAEELAELIGLTANAVRFFDFTPRIAVLSYSNFGSSKGIVPEKSAKATRIAKEKFPELVIEGDIQANIALNTKLQQENYPFSALAQEGANTFIFPDLAAGNICYKLLQEIGEAETIGPILMGMRKPVHILQLGSSIREIVNMAAIAVVDTQNHTINQQI; the protein is encoded by the coding sequence ATGGCTATTCATATAAGAAGAGAGGATGCCCTTAACTATCATAGTCAAGGACAGCCAGGAAAGATTGAAGTAGTACCTACTAAAATGCTCTCTTCCCAGCTCGACCTCGCACTGGCATACTCCCCTGGTGTAGCAGAGCCTTGTAAAGAAATTCATCAGAATAAAGAAGAGGTTTACAAATACACTGCAAAAGGAAATCTTGTAGGAGTAATTTCCAATGGTACTGCAGTACTTGGACTAGGCAATATCGGACCAGACGCATCTAAGCCTGTAATGGAAGGCAAAGGCGTTTTGTTTAAAAAATTCGCAGGCATTGATGTATTCGATATAGAAATCGACAGTACAGACCCTGATGAATTTGTAAGAATAGTAAAATCTCTGGAGCCGACATTTGGTGGTATTAACCTGGAGGATATCAAAGCTCCGGAATGTTTTGTAATAGAGCAAAAGCTCCGTGAACAAATGAATATACCTGTCATGCACGACGATCAGCACGGCACGGCAATCATCTCAGGGGCGGCATTGCTAAATGCACTTGAGCTTGTTCAGAAAAATATAGAATCTGTACGCTTCACAATTAGTGGTGCCGGCGCAGCAGCTATTGCATGCACAAAAATCTACCTGGACCTTGGGGCAAAGTTGGAAAACATCACAATGCTTGATGTTAATGGTGTTCTGAGAAAAGACCGAACTGACCTGAACCCTGTAACGACTCAATTTGCCACAGACCGAAATGTATATACACTTGACGAGGCAATTGAAGGTGCTGACATTTTTATTGGCCTATCCGCTGGAAATATTCTCACCAAAGAGATGGTGAAAAAAATGGCTAAGCAGCCTATTATCTTCGCATTGGCCAATCCTGTACCTGAGATAGATTATACTTCCGCACTTGAAGCAAGGCCTGACGCCATTATAGCTACAGGCAGATCCGATTTTCCTAATCAAGTAAATAATGTTCTGGGATTTCCATATATTTTCAGAGGAGCTATGGACGTTAGAGCAACGGATATCAATGAAGCCATGAAGCGGGCAGCAGTGAAAGCCATTGCCGACCTGGCTAAAGAACCAGTTCCGGAAATTGTGAATAAAGCCTATGGAGATGAAAAAATTTCTTTTGGCAAAACTTACCTTATTCCAAAACCGCTTGACCCAAGACTTATCACCACGATATCTCCTGCAGTAGCTAAAGCTGCTATGGAGTCAGGTGTAGCTCAAAGTCAGATCACTGATTGGGATTTATATCACGATCAGTTGCTGCAGAAAATAGGCAAAGATGAGAAACTGATGAACCGCATCTTTAGCAGAGCCAGGCAAAATCCTAAAAGAATCGTACTTGCAGAAGGTGAGCATTTCAAAATACTTAAAGCTGCACAAACTATAGTTGATGAAGGTATAGGTACACCGGTATTACTTGGCAATAAGGAAAAGATCAGGAAGATGAGTCATGAATATATGATTGATCTTACGGGATGTGAAATTATTAGCCCGATTGAAGAGAGAGAGAAACGCTATAGCTTTGGAGAGAAATTCTATAAAAAGCGTCAAAGAAAGGGCATCACGCCGGAAGAGGCTAAAAAGATGATGCGTGACCGGAATTATTTCGGAGCTATGCTAGTGGACGAGGGAGAGGCTGATTGTTTCATCACAGGATTAACTAAAGATTATGCAACTTCAATTAAGCCTGCTCTGCAAGTGATCGGAGTAGCACCAGGTACCAAAAAAGTAGCCGGGATGTATATCATTCTTAATAAAAAAGGACCATACTTTTTTGCAGATACAACAGTAAATGAAAATCCGAATGCAGAAGAATTGGCTGAATTGATAGGATTAACTGCCAATGCAGTCCGTTTTTTTGATTTCACTCCACGTATTGCAGTACTCTCCTATTCAAATTTTGGATCATCTAAAGGGATAGTACCGGAAAAATCTGCAAAGGCAACAAGAATTGCAAAAGAAAAGTTCCCGGAGCTCGTTATAGAGGGAGACATTCAGGCAAATATCGCATTGAACACAAAACTTCAACAGGAAAATTACCCGTTTAGCGCTCTGGCTCAGGAAGGTGCGAATACTTTTATATTCCCGGACCTGGCTGCAGGAAATATTTGCTATAAGCTTCTCCAGGAAATCGGAGAGGCTGAAACAATCGGACCAATACTAATGGGAATGAGAAAACCTGTGCACATACTTCAGCTTGGCAGCTCTATCAGAGAAATAGTAAATATGGCAGCTATAGCTGTGGTAGATACTCAGAACCATACAATTAATCAGCAAATATGA
- the ruvA gene encoding Holliday junction branch migration protein RuvA: MIAYIEGKLAFKDPFFVIIETNGIGYQIRISLQTYSLIKDEEKVKLHTYLHIKEDAHTLFGFFHIAEKKIFLDLISISGVGPGTAMMIISSLNAEELSRAIVQEDVRTIQSIKGIGLKTAQRIVLELKDKIKKEPVGNEALLNLTKSSHNLIRGEALSALITLGIAKNVAEKSIDSIIKKEGDNISLENLIKQALKTA; encoded by the coding sequence ATGATCGCATATATAGAGGGAAAATTAGCGTTCAAAGACCCATTCTTTGTAATAATTGAAACTAACGGAATAGGTTACCAGATAAGAATTTCTCTGCAAACTTATTCTTTAATTAAAGATGAAGAAAAGGTTAAGCTTCATACTTATTTGCATATTAAAGAAGATGCTCATACACTTTTTGGTTTTTTTCACATTGCAGAGAAAAAAATTTTTCTTGACCTCATATCCATCTCTGGTGTAGGCCCTGGAACTGCCATGATGATTATCTCTTCATTAAATGCAGAAGAATTAAGCAGAGCCATAGTCCAGGAAGACGTACGGACAATACAATCAATAAAAGGAATAGGTCTTAAAACTGCCCAGCGAATTGTACTGGAATTAAAAGATAAAATCAAAAAAGAACCAGTTGGAAACGAAGCACTATTGAACTTAACAAAATCTTCACACAATTTAATCAGAGGTGAAGCGTTATCCGCACTCATTACATTAGGCATCGCTAAAAATGTTGCTGAAAAGAGTATTGATAGCATTATAAAAAAAGAGGGAGATAATATCTCTTTGGAAAATTTAATTAAACAAGCGCTTAAAACAGCATAA